CTCAAAGAGATGTGGAAAGGGAGCATCGGGATTTTGTTCGTAATACGGCAGCACCATAGTTAATACGGCTGAGACGCCGAAATACGCGAGGAATACAACGGTTAAAGAAGCAACAATAGCTATGGGAATAGATCTTTGCGGATCTTTGGCCTCTTCGCCGGTAGTGGCCACACAGTCGAAGCCGATAAAGCCATAGAAACAAGTTGCCGCGCCGGTTATTATACCCGATATTCCATATGGCGCGAATCCGCCTGTTCCGCGATCACAATTTGTTTCCGTACAAGGAGGCCGAGTTTTCCAATTGTTAACGTCAGCTTTTTgaatcaatataaatacacattgataaaaattatgcgATCAAAGCGAGATTTTAGCAAaacaaaaagggaagaagcaaaaaggaagaacataATCGTAATAGATTACCagtttatatacgatattacCTTTGATGGAACCAGCGATTATCACGAAGAGGACAACGAAGAGATTCACCAAGGTGAAAAAGTTATTTGCAGTGGACGATTCTTTCGCGCCAAACGCTAAGGCAGCTGTGAAAGGTgacatatgaatataataagtgcgctaataaattatttatgcatAAACTTTTGACTCGatgttgctttttttcttttctttttctttttcttttttccttttttttttgtttttttttttttttatcgataatagtaTCGGAATAGTTACCGGAAAACATAAGGGTGATACCGAAGGCAAAGAAATCAGGATAAGAAGAGAAGTGTTCAACTTTTATGTGAGCGGCCGATTCAAAGGCATTTCTCATGGTATTGTTGAAGAGAGCATCGACGTAGGTGCTAAGGCCACGTACCACGCTAGCCGAACCGATCACATACTCTAAGATTAGCGTCCAACCTATTAGAAAGGCGACGAATTCACCCATTGTCACGTAACTATAAACATAAGCGGAACCAGCTCGCGGCACCCTCGCCCCGAATTCAGCGTAACAAAGAcctgaaaatatatatttataatatcgatcgagGGATCGAGCGAAACGAAAGTTTCAGCTTTGGCGATTAGAACGACATAAATCGATAAAGCGATTGGCAAACGCCCAATGACCGGCAAATATCGATGCCACGGCTGCAATTAGGAAGGAGATTACAACGGCGGGTCCTGCGATATTTTTTGAGACTGATCCTGCCATGACGTAAACTCCAACGCCAAGAGTGGATCCGATACCCAGAGCTGTAAGGTCCAACGTTGATAGGCATCTCTCCAATTTCGTATttgcattaatatttatccgCTTCTTTCGACTGAAGGCTTTATACAGACTATGGAAATTCCATAATTTCATATCGAGTAACTGTAAAAagttatgaattattatttcttttttctttttttccccccccttTATGACATGATATCGAACATGCGCGTGCatggaaaaatattgatcatCTTCCCATCGATCGACGAAGCAATTGGAGGAACTCGTGTCGAGTCTTCGAGCTCGTGTCTTTTCGTATTAATTCtaatgaaacaatttttatttacgaataaaaGCCAAGTGGAGTAAACGTTTTACTTACCGGTAAAACGTTCATCGATATATAATCCATTTTGGTCTACAACAGGGTCTTACGAACGATCTTAGGATCGAATTACGTTAGCGTTCCTATCGATACGCGTCTGCCACGACGACTAACATATGAAGcgttaattgaaataatgcTCGTTAAATTGTGAGCAACGCTCGTCGTGCCTAATGCCGATACTTTAAATCTTTCAATTGgtcgaattatttcttaacAACATAGGCCTTGCTTTAAGTTTTATCTAACAGATAGATCTTTTATATCGAATCATTCTCGATCGCGATCGTTTTTTTCGATGGGATATTAACAGGAGACTATACTGTGTCACGAGTTTTGCAATGATGAAGCattcatttatatctatttacaaGCGAATAGATaacgtaattaatataacatttcgTTCTGCTCGAATACATTTGCATGTCTAAGTATATATTTCCTTGGAATATACTTCTCAAATCTCAAGTAATTAGAGTAATTGagtttttatatcttattttcgtttctttcgctTTGTCTTGTCTTGTCTTGTCTGACAATCTCTGGTATGGTTATCTAAATATCAGATTATTTCGGTTATTGTTACCTGTTGATGATAAGGAATCGACATATTTCTACGATAATCAATACGATAATCGATACGATCACTGGATGTATTCCGAGtactcattcttttttttttttttttttcttctttttcgtcgtaACAATAGTCCGCACTTTATATGAATAACACTACAAAAAGgggatttttatcgaattttattgtaaacaataaataatgtatgcTTGATCAAACGTTGACGTCGCGAAcgagcgacattactttttatttaaatctttcatATTGTCGATGTATTTATGTAAGACGAATtcgtgatataatataatatcaattgacgaatatatatcagaaaatgattaaagaaGATTTGCCACGAAATCAAAGGATCTTTTTCAACACGTTCTTCCAACAAGTTTTCTGTTAACTTCTCGTTATTCAATTAATCAATCTCAATTCtctaatcatttatttcgtCATTTGAAAACGTTTTTACGCACGAAGAAATGGAATACTGTATAAACTCACCCAAAGAAGAGCTTCGAGCTCTCTTGTCAGCTTCTGCTATTTTGAAACAGTTCTACTCtgagaaaattatatcaacTATCGATTATAAGGACTGCTTTACcaaatatataactatttttCTTCCGTCTTATCTCAACAGATATGGGCAGATTATCCCCAATAAGACAAGTATGATATACGATTGGATCATGCAGAGGATAAATCGataacgtttcttttcttctttttttttctttttttcaatattgttCTCACACACGTTTCGTACGATCGACTTTGTCATTTCGGGGAATTAcctattgttaaaattataattatgattttgatACTGTACTTTGGAATACAAAAGATTTATGATCGAATCAAATTCGATCGTCTCTTCCTAATTTTCATAAAGGTATCGTATAAGTCTATAAAAGGAATAACGAATATTctgaataaaatatctttattaatataacaaagtGGACGGGAATTATATGCATACGAACGCGAAATGTTCGCGTATGTGCACGCGCATCCAGCTATGCGCGtctaaatatacatatgcgtatgtgtgtatgcatgtatgtatataaaattacatgaaatatttctatggAAAGTAACATTTCATAAGGTAAATATATACTACTGTCTTATAAACATAATTCATATACATGCGGTATGAGTACCTTTCGTGTGTGcgagtgtatgtatgtatatatatatatatatatatatatatatatgtgtgtttttcggacgatagaataaatatgaaatgcTTGGACAATTATGtattaaagttatataaaaaatacttattatctaatataatgaatttataaatagtCTAAGTTATGGACGGACTTTCTTCTATGCAAAACTTATTTGTACAAAACATTTGTAttgtaaattaaatgtaaGTGTTCATACGTTcctataaaatgttataaaaatatacttattaactaattaacgtttctataaaatgttaaatatattacatcgtTGCTTTCCGATAAAGAGATGTCATTGAAACGATACAGACATCTGTCACGTTCCATTCGACGTATAATGGATTCGTGTCTTCGATATTGAGTAATACTACATGTTCCAATAAATGGAAGCAATGTTTAATacgataatcgattttatctaCCAAGTAGAAAGACGGAAAGTAATGCCAAGATGATACTTCCAACAGTAGCTCTTACTTTGCTTGCATCTGACTAAATCGATGGAGTGggcaaaaaagtaattataagaTAACATCGTCTTTCAAGATTAGTATGAATAATCGcgcgtgtgtgtttatatatatatatatatatatatatagcgtaaGTTATACTTACAATGATATAATAGTTGCATTTGTCTCCGTGACAACATTCCGAACATTTCCAATCTTGATACCAAATATGAGTACACAATGGCATGTTATTGCGTCTTATTCTTTCGCATTCTACTTTCGTCGAACACCTtttggaaatataaaattgtttctttgCACCTTGCGACCAATACGGTGTACCTGTGAAAGATCGGACATGAGTCGTTGTAACATAACCTCTATCCGGATAAAACTAAGAAACTTAGGAAAACTCACTGCCCCATTTGATTTCAGTTAAACATACATCCTCTCCCTGTTCACATATTTTTATGCTTTTTAAGCATTTGTCTTCATTATCGGCCTGATCCGTGCAAACATAACATTCCAGGGCGTGACCTATaacaatgtttattatattaaaataatgatagcCCATTAATAGACTATTTTATGAATACTCACTAATCGGATTAAATAAGATAACGAGAATTATGTACGAGATTTTGTATGAATACCACATTTTGTTGATTACTTTTAAAATCAAAAGTTAAACTGCAAGATAAAACGGATGCATGTACAGCGTCTTTGAATTTACTAATTTGACTTGGACGACACCCATTAAAACGACGCGCCATCTAGcgttaaaaatacaatttaacaTAGATTTTATGATTCATATTGTATAGCATGTATACGTTGGCGCTGTAATATTAAACAGAAGCCTTTACCACAAATACCAAGCGTATGTTTTATCTACTTTTTCATCCGCTGAATGATATAAATCGGGGAGATTGTTGAATCGCAAGGAAATTCatcgatcgtataaaaaaagttttgtaTCCTATCGTcggttctattttttttcattcaatcatCGTACATGGCAATGCTTTTTAAGCAGGTACGAATAATTTTccgatcataaaaatatttccaatcgtGAAATTACacaaaaggataagaaaaacatTGCATCTTTCGCGATCGATCACACTTTATTGGTTTCATGTTTCCGTGATCCTTAAAGCGCAAAGAATCGATGGTTAGGCATAAGCACAAGCGCGTAAGAACACCGCGCACGATCAGGTTATTAAAAATAGCCCTAGGGTAGGTATTATTGACCCGAGCGTCATAACTCTAGCTATAATTCTTTCCGGTCGAGCAACCTGAAAAGAAGGGATAGTAGGAGGATTCTTCTTTCGATGATTTtctattgatttaaaaatgtattcttttCAGCAGAAGTTTTTCATGCTCGAATTTactagaagaaaagaagaaaggcgTAAAgggttatttctctctctctctctctctctctctctctctctctttatatatacatatgcatatatacatatatatataaatataaatagagtACTTTCTTTTTAGAGCAGGGACAGAGtcaaaaataaggaagaaagaagaatagttaggagaaataagaatattagaCGCCGAATAGAAAGGATAAAGGGGCGATAAtcagaaagaagggaaaggaggaaggaagagaggaagatagaaaggagGAGAATACGGTTGGAAAGCGGATTACGTTCACTCGTTTGCAGTTTCGCTCGTCTGTTCGTTCTTGTTCAGTGTTGCTTTCGTAGCCTTACTCCTCATAGTCGTTGGATGTCGATATTCGAGTGCGCGGCACAGGCTGAGCAGTGGCAGCTCCGAGTCACTGCGCCGAGAATCTAAAATTATCGGGCGGTCCACGatagaagagaggaagggtAATCGAGAGGTAGAAccagaaagaggaagagagagagagagagagagaaggagagggagaatgtGATAAACGCGAGAAGAgattggaaagagaaagaaagatcaaagGTACggttaatagaaaaagaacggTTATTGTCAGAAGAATAGAGGAGTATAAaggcgagagaaagaaagtacggAGTTGAGCAATAGTTGATCCATTGGACAAATAGACGAACGGACAGAAGAACGTGCTACGAAGTTGAAATAAAAAGGCACGTTGATCGGGAGAAGAGgtgggaaagaggaagaaacgagTAAGcgaacggacggacggacagacaaacgaacgaatggacggatagacgaacgaacgaacgaacgaacgaacaaacgaacgaacgcacgaacgaacgaacgaacgaacgaacgaacgaacgaacgaacgaacgaacgaacgagcaagCCGAAGGGGGTGAGGAGGagccaagagagagagagagagagagagagagagagagagagagagagagagagagagaggcaaagcGAGGTAGGTCGACGTCGTGGCACGGGCTTATACCGCGCGCGCGGAGTAGCCTACCTACCACCCATCGTGCGAGTTCTCTCGCTTTACGTTCTGTCTCTTGGTACGAACGATATCGAGGCTGCTGCGATCCGATAATATTGCTTTCGAGCGACTCTTTcagtaatagaagaaaaaaaagaagtgaagtACGAAAAGACGAGTTAGGAAGGACTTAGCCAGATTCGAAAAGAAGGCTAAGGAAGCAGAGGAGGTGAAGGGGAGTGAAGAGGCGGAAGAGAAATTGCGATAACCGCGAGGGTCTGCCTAAGACCCCCGTCGGTCCAAATCTATCGCGTTCGCGATAAGACGTCGCCATGGCGGAGGAACAAGAAACGAATAACACGTGCGAGGATTCTCTCGGTCCTGGTGATACCACCACTGCTTTTGCCAAGAAACTACGGGGCCGGAAAGGAGCactcaagaagaaaaatgtatacatgGTTAAAAATCATAGCTTTATGCCACGTTTCTTCAAACAACCCACATTCTGCAGCCATTGCAAGGACTTTATATGGTAagttgaaatcttttttttgcattttttattaGTACAAATAATCTGGATATCGCATTTTCGATTTCTCGGAAGaggtctcttttctcttttcttttcttttctttcttttctttcttttctttctttttttccacagatatatgtatttataaacatatatttatgcatatacTTATGATATAGTAGTTGCacatgatatacatatatatattcttccaCCTTTTGcgttattttccctttttaaatAGTACCCTTTGCGAATCAAGCCGTTTCTTAAGCGCTAATCGCTAATTGTCTTTCACGTATGGTCGGTTCTTATTATTAGATCGactatctttaaaatttttccgtGTGTTATTTTAACTGTAATAAATACCTTATGATATAATCAATGTCAATCGTGCATCAttcataacattttttatcgtttatttaattaaaaaagaaaaaaaaaaaaaacattggtATCGACCAATCGCATTCTTGCACCTCGATATCGACACATCGCTCTGGGATTAAACGGATCGACTGTGCACCGACAGCATGGTGAATCCAGGGGTATCGTCTGATTCATATCATTCTGTTTGATGCTATCGAACGAGcgactttttttaattcacatCACATAAGGATATTAACAGGCATTTATagtcgacatttttttttctcgatataaaCACACGTCACAGTTTCAGAAGAACAATTAATATGACTATCCTCGACTAAAAAGAATCTTTCTCGGTCGAACTATATATTcatatccatccatctatctatctatccatctatctatctatctacctacctatctatctgtctatctatctatatatatatatatatatatatatatatatatatatatatatatatatatatatatgtccttAATCCTTTTTGGCGATCATTTAATTGGATTGGAAAATGATACCATTAAATACCGAAAAGCAGTTagtcattatttatttcaatttgaaattaagTTTCTGATGAAGCATGtcgaaattcgatcgaaattcGTCGGTCTCATCGAATTTAATAGTCACCGGTAGAAAGgatctttcaaatataaaatcaagtaGCTCATtctaaagaagaaggaatataGATCCGAGAGTGAACAAAAGCAATACCTGTGTCCGTTGAGgataaaaaagtaatgaaacgAATGACCGAGtagaatcatatatttttctacttatctttcatttatcgttataatcgaccCATTTGATCTCTGCTTGCAAgataggtaaaaaaaaaactactgCCTGATTAGGTGATTTAATTTTTGAGACTTTTTCCTTTGCGCGTATAATATCGAACATACGTTATCGACTTTCGTGGTTttcaaatatgatttataaggAAGTCGAATGGTCTAACGACATGCGTCACGAGTTTATAGTATCTTGGCTCATTCGTCACTTGCTAGCACGAGGAAAAGACGACGGCCTTGTCGcgcgacatatatatatatgtatatgtatatatatacatatatatatatatatatatatacatatatatatatatacatatatgtatgtacacacgtAGAAGCTAGGAGAGTATGCcattttaacgttatttccggacgatacgataaaaaggcctgtttctttccttccttcttgaattaattattattgaagttgcattagaaatttctttacGTTGGATCTTTATGCGAGTATGAGAAAACATGAACATTGTAAGGACGTTAACGTTTCATTTCGCAGCAAATACATTTTCATCCGTCTACCTATTCTGATCaatgataattgaaaatattttctacattaGCTGagttattatcaaatttgacGCAGTGTTTCTCAAAAACTATATAGTAGCTAGATAGTAACtagataacgatagtaactagATATTGTAAATCTTGATTATCTCTGAtcttccttccctttctttctttcttagtttaaattaagattaattgaaataatcgaaGATAAATCGTAAGGTGAGATACTTCGGAGCAATATacgttcaataatttttaatggtCTTCTGTCGATCGTTCCTTTTACTTTAATTAGTTCTTTATTCCTAAGATACgtgagatatttaatatagaaggataaaaaaatacagTAGAGATGGACTTAAACGATCGAAGAATTGCGAAGCCTTTTTGCCTCTCAAATGAAGTggatcatttcattttaatatcttttctattattgtgAAAGACAGTagacgtttttcttttactaatcGAAACTCAGGCatgtaaaatattcaaaaaatgttttccattaatttctttcagtTCACGGAAATCTTatcgtacacacatatattgtacatacatattatgtatgcatattatagccatataatacatattttatttatttatatttaattttctcgtaGTACATTCTCCGAGTCATCGAGAATAACAAAATTGATCTTCGTTTAATgttaatagaataatttaaaatacgattcgataatatatataaatatatatatatatatatatatatatatatatatatatatatatatatatatatatatatgtttgtcgTACACCGACGTTTCTTGCAGACAAATTGAAAAAGGTCGAGCGGGATACCTTAGGAGAGCAACAGTggtttaaatttgaaaaatcacaTTACACTGGTGTCTTTTACGTCGTTGGGCGATTAACGTACACCACTAAACATGCACGTGTCGCGGGTACAAGGATGTGAATACATGTGAACACGTGCACATTGCATTATGCAAGTCGAGTTTATCCGACCCTCTTTGCCGagtttttatatagaaagcAACGGGGACTTCGAAATCGATGAAAACCAGGCTAACCCAATTAGGTTGAAACAAAGAGACTTTTCCTGGCTATGCGAgaagagatatagataaatgTGTCGACTTTATACTTGGTTTCATTAGACAATACTTAGTCAagttaagataaatattttaaagaggaaaaataatttaataagacGTTTTGCCAAGGTATCATAAGGTtgctcttatttctttttctttttctttctcgattaaCCCGTTGCGATCAATGACGAAGAGAAATGCGAATGACCTTTCGTATTGCAAGTGCTCTTCAAATTTTGCGTATTAGACTTTGTCATTTATTTCGACTCTCCatctatgaataattattctaatggatctatacgatttattaacttattcgttcgtttcttctatttttctatctttatcgtaTAGATAAGTGtctataatatgaaatatattacattacattaacGTATGCCTTGATAAATCAATGACTTTACGTACTTACGTTTATATAACCAGTTAGTAATTCACCAGTTAGTTATACGGATAATAATGAGGAATTGAATTTGCTGTTAAATGCGAGACGTAATTACGATCGTTTTTAAGGATCACTACTGCCACGCGATGCTGACTTATGCAATCGGTATTGCGAAACCATTCGACTGCTATAAATTTCGAGAGACATGAcacttttcaattatgtttcaGGCTCTAAACGAGATTATTAcaagattatttaaatttctgtCTAACGATCGTaagcaaaataaaacgaaaaaactcTAAAACTTTATTGTTTATTCGGTCAATAAAACCAAGACCGATTCTAATTGAATTtgtcagaaaaagaaaaaataaaata
The window above is part of the Vespa velutina chromosome 24, iVesVel2.1, whole genome shotgun sequence genome. Proteins encoded here:
- the LOC124956916 gene encoding cationic amino acid transporter 3 isoform X3, with protein sequence MDYISMNVLPLLDMKLWNFHSLYKAFSRKKRININANTKLERCLSTLDLTALGIGSTLGVGVYVMAGSVSKNIAGPAVVISFLIAAVASIFAGLCYAEFGARVPRAGSAYVYSYVTMGEFVAFLIGWTLILEYVIGSASVVRGLSTYVDALFNNTMRNAFESAAHIKVEHFSSYPDFFAFGITLMFSAALAFGAKESSTANNFFTLVNLFVVLFVIIAGSIKADVNNWKTRPPCTETNCDRGTGGFAPYGISGIITGAATCFYGFIGFDCVATTGEEAKDPQRSIPIAIVASLTVVFLAYFGVSAVLTMVLPYYEQNPDAPFPHLFEVIGWDWAKWVVSVGAICGLCASLLGAMFPLPRIIYAMASDGLIFKWMGKVSSRFHTPIMGTFSAGILTGVLAAIFELTQLLNMMSIGTLLAYSIVAACVLILRYEESEVYEKKDDCDPRTVTFVIKQLINANGLDHPTKLTGQLVTCLVFCYFIICIFITAMVSQFSKEIANGKALYVVPIIILVIALIFTLIFIYLQPSSGKKLAFSVPFVPFLPAISILINIYLMMMLDAMTWIRFLIWMTIGLVIYFFYGMWNSSNGEKKSSKPVDYCSNEEE
- the LOC124956916 gene encoding cationic amino acid transporter 3 isoform X2, encoding MSTRNTSSDRIDYRIDYRRNMSIPYHQQLLDMKLWNFHSLYKAFSRKKRININANTKLERCLSTLDLTALGIGSTLGVGVYVMAGSVSKNIAGPAVVISFLIAAVASIFAGLCYAEFGARVPRAGSAYVYSYVTMGEFVAFLIGWTLILEYVIGSASVVRGLSTYVDALFNNTMRNAFESAAHIKVEHFSSYPDFFAFGITLMFSAALAFGAKESSTANNFFTLVNLFVVLFVIIAGSIKADVNNWKTRPPCTETNCDRGTGGFAPYGISGIITGAATCFYGFIGFDCVATTGEEAKDPQRSIPIAIVASLTVVFLAYFGVSAVLTMVLPYYEQNPDAPFPHLFEVIGWDWAKWVVSVGAICGLCASLLGAMFPLPRIIYAMASDGLIFKWMGKVSSRFHTPIMGTFSAGILTGVLAAIFELTQLLNMMSIGTLLAYSIVAACVLILRYEESEVYEKKDDCDPRTVTFVIKQLINANGLDHPTKLTGQLVTCLVFCYCNISFHRQIANGKALYVVPIIILVIALIFTLIFIYLQPSSGKKLAFSVPFVPFLPAISILINIYLMMMLDAMTWIRFLIWMTIGLVIYFFYGMWNSSNGEKKSSKPVDYCSNEEE
- the LOC124956916 gene encoding cationic amino acid transporter 2 isoform X5, which codes for MSTRNTSSDRIDYRIDYRRNMSIPYHQQLLDMKLWNFHSLYKAFSRKKRININANTKLERCLSTLDLTALGIGSTLGVGVYVMAGSVSKNIAGPAVVISFLIAAVASIFAGLCYAEFGARVPRAGSAYVYSYVTMGEFVAFLIGWTLILEYVIGSASVVRGLSTYVDALFNNTMRNAFESAAHIKVEHFSSYPDFFAFGITLMFSAALAFGAKESSTANNFFTLVNLFVVLFVIIAGSIKADVNNWKTRPPCTETNCDRGTGGFAPYGISGIITGAATCFYGFIGFDCVATTGEEAKDPQRSIPIAIVASLTVVFLAYFGVSAVLTMVLPYYEQNPDAPFPHLFEVIGWDWAKWVVSVGAICGLCASLLGAMFPLPRIIYAMASDGLIFKWMGKVSSRFHTPIMGTFSAGILTGVLAAIFELTQLLNMMSIGTLLAYSIVAACVLILRYEESEVYEKKDDCDPRTVTFVIKQLINANGLDHPTKLTGQLVTCLVFCYCNISFHRPISILINIYLMMMLDAMTWIRFLIWMTIGLVIYFFYGMWNSSNGEKKSSKPVDYCSNEEE
- the LOC124956916 gene encoding cationic amino acid transporter 3 isoform X1; translation: MSTRNTSSDRIDYRIDYRRNMSIPYHQQLLDMKLWNFHSLYKAFSRKKRININANTKLERCLSTLDLTALGIGSTLGVGVYVMAGSVSKNIAGPAVVISFLIAAVASIFAGLCYAEFGARVPRAGSAYVYSYVTMGEFVAFLIGWTLILEYVIGSASVVRGLSTYVDALFNNTMRNAFESAAHIKVEHFSSYPDFFAFGITLMFSAALAFGAKESSTANNFFTLVNLFVVLFVIIAGSIKADVNNWKTRPPCTETNCDRGTGGFAPYGISGIITGAATCFYGFIGFDCVATTGEEAKDPQRSIPIAIVASLTVVFLAYFGVSAVLTMVLPYYEQNPDAPFPHLFEVIGWDWAKWVVSVGAICGLCASLLGAMFPLPRIIYAMASDGLIFKWMGKVSSRFHTPIMGTFSAGILTGVLAAIFELTQLLNMMSIGTLLAYSIVAACVLILRYEESEVYEKKDDCDPRTVTFVIKQLINANGLDHPTKLTGQLVTCLVFCYFIICIFITAMVSQFSKEIANGKALYVVPIIILVIALIFTLIFIYLQPSSGKKLAFSVPFVPFLPAISILINIYLMMMLDAMTWIRFLIWMTIGLVIYFFYGMWNSSNGEKKSSKPVDYCSNEEE
- the LOC124956916 gene encoding cationic amino acid transporter 3 isoform X4, which produces MKLWNFHSLYKAFSRKKRININANTKLERCLSTLDLTALGIGSTLGVGVYVMAGSVSKNIAGPAVVISFLIAAVASIFAGLCYAEFGARVPRAGSAYVYSYVTMGEFVAFLIGWTLILEYVIGSASVVRGLSTYVDALFNNTMRNAFESAAHIKVEHFSSYPDFFAFGITLMFSAALAFGAKESSTANNFFTLVNLFVVLFVIIAGSIKADVNNWKTRPPCTETNCDRGTGGFAPYGISGIITGAATCFYGFIGFDCVATTGEEAKDPQRSIPIAIVASLTVVFLAYFGVSAVLTMVLPYYEQNPDAPFPHLFEVIGWDWAKWVVSVGAICGLCASLLGAMFPLPRIIYAMASDGLIFKWMGKVSSRFHTPIMGTFSAGILTGVLAAIFELTQLLNMMSIGTLLAYSIVAACVLILRYEESEVYEKKDDCDPRTVTFVIKQLINANGLDHPTKLTGQLVTCLVFCYFIICIFITAMVSQFSKEIANGKALYVVPIIILVIALIFTLIFIYLQPSSGKKLAFSVPFVPFLPAISILINIYLMMMLDAMTWIRFLIWMTIGLVIYFFYGMWNSSNGEKKSSKPVDYCSNEEE
- the LOC124956928 gene encoding uncharacterized protein LOC124956928 isoform X1, whose amino-acid sequence is MLHSSRSYKQLSRRVQICSSFVYSSHALECYVCTDQADNEDKCLKSIKICEQGEDVCLTEIKWGSTPYWSQGAKKQFYISKRCSTKVECERIRRNNMPLCTHIWYQDWKCSECCHGDKCNYYIISDASKVRATVGSIILALLSVFLLGR
- the LOC124956928 gene encoding uncharacterized protein LOC124956928 isoform X2, whose protein sequence is MWYSYKISYIILVILFNPISHALECYVCTDQADNEDKCLKSIKICEQGEDVCLTEIKWGSTPYWSQGAKKQFYISKRCSTKVECERIRRNNMPLCTHIWYQDWKCSECCHGDKCNYYIISDASKVRATVGSIILALLSVFLLGR